One stretch of Weissella koreensis KACC 15510 DNA includes these proteins:
- the tyrS gene encoding tyrosine--tRNA ligase, with translation MDVLSELKWRGAINQVTDAEGLKNTIENETIGAYVGIDPTGDSMHIGHLIPFMILKRLQLAGVRPVIVIGGATGSIGDPSGKKQERKLLDQSAVDQNVQKITGQMERLFGKDGFTVTNNKNWLGEMTLLDFLRDYGKLFPINVMLAKDVVASRLEAGISFTEFTYQILQSIDFHHLWKNEHVRLQIGGSDQWGNITGGIDLIHRLEGNDAQAYGLTVPLLLKADGTKFGKTEGGAIWLDPVKTTPFEFYQFWLNTADNDVEKMLKYFTFLSEETIAELMDEMQNDAAKRTAQVRLAQEVTSFVHGEQAVKTAELMTSILFGNGDVSQLTVEEVATLAGNVPTFKQDGNKIGLLDLIVAAGLETSKTAARRAVKDGAIRINGVQIKDDTAEIDPQSKYDGQYIIVKRGKKKWAVGVLN, from the coding sequence ATGGACGTTTTAAGTGAATTAAAGTGGCGTGGAGCCATTAATCAGGTTACTGATGCGGAAGGATTAAAAAATACGATCGAAAATGAAACTATCGGAGCTTATGTAGGAATTGATCCAACAGGAGATTCTATGCATATTGGACATTTAATCCCTTTTATGATTTTAAAGCGCCTACAATTAGCTGGTGTTAGGCCAGTGATCGTAATCGGGGGAGCAACCGGTTCAATTGGTGATCCTTCTGGTAAGAAGCAAGAACGCAAATTATTAGATCAAAGTGCAGTGGATCAAAACGTCCAAAAAATTACGGGGCAAATGGAGCGTTTATTTGGTAAAGATGGTTTTACAGTAACAAATAATAAAAATTGGTTGGGTGAAATGACTTTGTTGGACTTCTTGCGTGATTACGGAAAGTTATTTCCTATCAACGTAATGTTAGCCAAAGATGTTGTAGCATCAAGACTTGAAGCTGGAATTTCATTCACCGAATTTACCTACCAAATTCTACAATCAATTGATTTTCATCATCTTTGGAAAAATGAACATGTTCGGTTACAAATTGGAGGATCCGACCAATGGGGAAATATTACCGGTGGAATTGATCTAATTCATCGTCTGGAAGGTAATGATGCCCAAGCTTATGGATTGACAGTGCCATTGTTATTGAAGGCAGATGGAACAAAATTTGGTAAGACCGAAGGGGGAGCTATCTGGTTGGATCCAGTTAAGACTACTCCGTTTGAATTCTATCAATTCTGGCTTAATACAGCAGATAATGATGTAGAAAAAATGCTTAAGTACTTTACCTTCTTATCGGAAGAAACGATTGCAGAATTAATGGATGAAATGCAAAATGATGCTGCAAAACGTACAGCTCAAGTTCGGTTAGCGCAAGAAGTGACCTCATTTGTGCATGGGGAACAAGCTGTGAAAACGGCAGAATTGATGACCTCAATTTTGTTTGGGAATGGGGATGTAAGTCAACTTACAGTAGAAGAAGTAGCTACTCTAGCAGGAAATGTTCCAACATTTAAACAAGATGGAAATAAAATTGGGCTACTTGATCTAATCGTGGCAGCTGGACTAGAAACATCAAAGACTGCTGCCCGCCGCGCAGTTAAAGATGGGGCTATTCGCATTAACGGTGTTCAAATCAAAGATGATACAGCTGAAATTGATCCACAAAGCAAGTATGATGGACAATATATTATTGTTAAGCGTGGAAAGAAGAAGTGGGCAGTTGGAGTTTTAAACTAG
- the phoU gene encoding phosphate signaling complex protein PhoU: MRRLFDEELADLDTSFKEMGLLVSETIQRSVQAFLDHDRDSAQDIIDNDKAINQREIALEKKSFEMIALYQPVTTDLREIVTILKAVSVVERIGDNARNIALSTIHVKGNRRVAKIEKQIGETGTLVARMVADVLTYYISDDAAGATSMSDVAMVVANSTKAIRDLAIEAMKADPENVEAATDYLVVGGYLKRTADYVTDIAEWVIYKRTGKIVELNPGTSSFI; this comes from the coding sequence ATGCGTCGATTATTTGATGAAGAATTAGCAGATCTAGATACATCGTTTAAAGAAATGGGATTATTAGTTTCTGAGACGATTCAACGCTCTGTACAAGCCTTTTTGGACCATGACCGTGACAGCGCACAAGATATCATTGATAATGATAAAGCGATTAATCAACGTGAGATTGCTTTAGAAAAAAAGAGTTTTGAAATGATCGCTTTGTATCAACCAGTTACCACAGATTTACGTGAAATTGTGACTATTTTAAAAGCTGTTTCAGTAGTAGAGCGCATTGGTGACAATGCCCGAAATATTGCTTTATCAACCATTCACGTTAAGGGAAACCGGCGTGTGGCGAAAATTGAAAAGCAAATTGGTGAAACTGGGACTTTGGTTGCTAGGATGGTGGCCGATGTTTTAACTTATTACATTAGTGATGATGCCGCTGGTGCAACTTCAATGTCTGATGTGGCTATGGTAGTGGCAAATTCTACTAAAGCAATTCGCGATTTAGCGATTGAAGCTATGAAAGCCGATCCTGAAAATGTTGAAGCTGCCACCGATTATTTGGTAGTAGGAGGATATTTGAAGCGAACAGCAGACTATGTTACTGATATTGCTGAGTGGGTGATCTATAAGCGAACTGGTAAAATTGTAGAATTAAATCCAGGAACTTCAAGCTTTATCTAA
- a CDS encoding sulfite exporter TauE/SafE family protein: MNDTLILRGLQIVLVIGIAIMLFVYYRQIKKAGLKLRQGGIKAFIIGFITDFGDTIGVGSFATTTAAFKVTNFLDDDRKLPGTMNAVHAVPTMFEALFFLTAVKIDWPTFIVMTVASVLGAVIGPRLTAGWDAQKIRGVLAWMLVIAALVMLYNIFFLPIPAMGKNALVGWQLWLGFAFNFLLGILMTLGLGNYTPELIFFSLMGMNPLVAYPVMMMNSAVVMTTAATGFIKTKRIQWRGLGMIVLGGIAGVVVAATLVKNINLSVLRYGIVILSLWTAYSLWKESRQVLSMEKSIENN, encoded by the coding sequence ATGAATGATACATTAATTTTGCGAGGCTTACAGATCGTTTTGGTAATTGGAATTGCGATAATGCTGTTTGTCTACTACCGTCAGATCAAAAAAGCTGGGTTAAAGTTACGCCAGGGTGGAATAAAAGCTTTTATCATCGGGTTTATCACTGATTTTGGTGATACTATTGGAGTGGGAAGCTTTGCAACAACCACGGCGGCATTTAAGGTAACTAATTTTTTAGATGACGATCGGAAGTTACCAGGAACAATGAACGCCGTACATGCCGTACCAACGATGTTTGAGGCGCTATTTTTTCTCACAGCAGTTAAAATTGATTGGCCTACTTTTATAGTGATGACGGTAGCATCTGTTTTAGGAGCTGTCATTGGACCTCGGTTAACAGCTGGGTGGGATGCGCAAAAAATTCGCGGGGTGTTAGCATGGATGTTAGTTATTGCAGCCCTTGTGATGCTTTATAATATTTTCTTTTTACCAATTCCAGCGATGGGGAAAAACGCTTTAGTTGGTTGGCAATTATGGTTAGGGTTTGCTTTTAATTTTTTGCTGGGAATTTTAATGACGTTGGGCCTAGGAAATTACACGCCTGAATTAATTTTCTTTTCTTTGATGGGGATGAACCCTCTAGTGGCTTACCCCGTAATGATGATGAATTCAGCTGTTGTCATGACTACAGCTGCAACTGGATTTATTAAAACCAAGCGAATTCAATGGCGTGGTCTTGGCATGATTGTTTTGGGTGGAATTGCTGGTGTGGTTGTGGCAGCAACCTTAGTTAAAAATATTAATCTTTCAGTTTTGCGTTATGGAATCGTTATCCTTTCCTTATGGACAGCTTATAGTCTTTGGAAAGAATCACGGCAAGTATTATCAATGGAAAAATCGATTGAAAATAATTAA
- the rnr gene encoding ribonuclease R, with the protein MDAQQLQKKLFGFLKANNTQSYSAQTLTDGLRLNDVNGFTQVVQALAQLERDGQIAEIDGAFQYNAKSQGYIGTFRSNAKGFGFVAVDGLTEDVFVNPDNTAQALNLDQVRVTLLTKGDADDGRGPEGIVEEIISHDLNQVVGEFKLGSDYTGYIGTINITDKKNANYNFLVSEGGVTANDGEVVVAQIKEYPTPAMPKHMNGVISETIGFKDEPGVDIMAIVHQHKVPAVFDEEVLAQAEAIPDHVLESEWAGREDITDQPLVTIDSIESKDLDDAVVVWKLENGNFHLGVHIADVSHYVPEGTPLDAEAYNRGTSVYLTDRVIPMLPRNISNGIASLNPGVERLAMSAEMEFTPQGKLVDYRLHQSVMKSHARMTYKAVNAILDGDEETREEYADLVPMFETMEELHKILAQKRIDRGAIEFDAPEAKIIVDAAGKPTDIQIRERGLSERIIESFMLSANETVAMHFDQLKVPFLYRVHTTPDLDKSVRFFEFVKALGGKVNADPNKVKPMDFQKIHDEFMGLPSEQMVSTMMLRSMQRAAYTNESLGHFGLGAEYYTHFTSPIRRYPDLTVHRLIKWYEKNGTDEAAQAKYRDKLAEIGNDTSMRERRSIDTERDTDAMKKTEFMEDKVGQEFDAVVNGVMKFGMFVSLDNTVEGLIHTSNLTDDYYMYDESHLALIGRRFHHIYQIGQAVKVKLVRVNKEQSSLDFVLVDPDAAPITDIKVADGHRGGYGDKNNKNHHDKPRNGKYNSGNAKKSQGTNQRHNNGQALGTLNDRRKPNDSRDNANRKGRH; encoded by the coding sequence ATGGACGCACAACAATTACAAAAAAAATTATTTGGCTTTTTAAAAGCTAATAATACGCAAAGTTATTCCGCTCAAACTTTAACGGATGGCTTACGTTTAAATGACGTAAATGGATTTACACAGGTAGTTCAAGCCTTGGCTCAATTGGAACGTGATGGACAAATTGCCGAGATTGATGGGGCTTTCCAATATAATGCAAAGAGCCAAGGATACATAGGAACTTTCCGTTCTAATGCGAAAGGCTTTGGATTTGTGGCTGTAGATGGTCTAACGGAAGATGTTTTCGTGAATCCAGATAATACAGCTCAAGCTTTAAATTTGGATCAAGTTCGAGTGACTTTGTTAACGAAGGGGGATGCCGATGATGGTCGAGGCCCTGAAGGAATCGTAGAAGAAATCATTAGTCATGATTTGAATCAAGTGGTTGGTGAATTTAAATTGGGTTCTGATTACACTGGATATATTGGAACGATTAATATAACGGATAAGAAAAATGCAAATTATAATTTCTTAGTAAGTGAAGGTGGAGTGACCGCTAACGATGGTGAAGTTGTTGTGGCTCAAATCAAAGAATATCCTACACCAGCGATGCCTAAGCATATGAATGGAGTTATTTCAGAAACCATTGGATTCAAAGATGAACCAGGGGTTGATATCATGGCAATCGTGCATCAACATAAGGTTCCAGCTGTTTTTGATGAGGAAGTTTTGGCACAAGCAGAAGCTATTCCTGACCATGTTTTAGAATCTGAATGGGCAGGACGCGAAGATATTACTGATCAACCTTTGGTTACGATTGATTCAATTGAATCAAAGGACTTGGATGATGCGGTAGTTGTTTGGAAATTAGAAAATGGTAACTTTCATTTGGGAGTGCATATTGCTGATGTTTCTCATTATGTTCCTGAAGGTACACCTTTGGATGCCGAAGCCTATAATCGCGGAACTTCAGTTTATTTGACTGATCGCGTCATTCCTATGCTACCTCGTAATATTTCAAATGGAATTGCTTCATTAAATCCAGGGGTTGAACGTTTAGCAATGTCAGCTGAAATGGAATTTACGCCGCAGGGTAAGCTTGTTGATTATCGATTGCATCAGTCTGTGATGAAATCACACGCAAGAATGACTTATAAAGCGGTTAATGCAATTTTGGATGGGGATGAAGAAACTCGTGAGGAATATGCTGATTTGGTTCCAATGTTTGAAACCATGGAAGAGTTGCATAAAATTTTAGCTCAAAAGCGAATTGATCGTGGAGCAATTGAGTTTGACGCCCCAGAAGCCAAAATTATTGTTGATGCTGCTGGTAAGCCTACAGATATTCAAATTCGTGAACGAGGACTCTCAGAACGAATTATCGAATCATTTATGTTATCAGCTAATGAAACAGTTGCCATGCATTTTGATCAATTGAAGGTACCATTCTTATACCGAGTCCACACTACGCCTGATTTGGATAAAAGTGTTCGTTTCTTTGAATTTGTGAAAGCATTGGGTGGTAAAGTTAATGCCGATCCAAACAAAGTTAAGCCGATGGATTTCCAAAAAATTCATGATGAATTTATGGGGTTGCCATCTGAACAAATGGTTTCAACAATGATGCTTCGTTCAATGCAACGAGCAGCTTATACAAATGAATCTTTGGGACATTTTGGATTGGGGGCTGAGTATTATACTCACTTTACATCACCAATTCGTCGTTATCCAGATTTAACGGTTCATCGTTTGATCAAGTGGTATGAGAAGAATGGAACTGATGAAGCAGCACAAGCAAAATATCGCGATAAGTTAGCTGAAATTGGAAATGATACTTCAATGCGCGAGCGTCGTTCAATTGATACTGAACGTGATACTGATGCAATGAAAAAGACCGAATTTATGGAAGATAAGGTTGGCCAAGAATTTGATGCAGTTGTTAATGGTGTAATGAAGTTTGGAATGTTTGTCTCATTGGACAACACTGTTGAAGGCCTAATTCATACTTCTAATCTAACTGATGATTATTATATGTATGATGAGAGTCATTTGGCTTTAATTGGTCGCCGATTCCATCATATTTATCAAATTGGACAAGCAGTGAAGGTGAAATTAGTTCGTGTTAATAAGGAACAAAGTTCACTTGATTTTGTTCTGGTTGATCCCGATGCAGCACCAATTACTGATATCAAAGTAGCTGATGGACATCGAGGTGGTTATGGTGATAAGAACAATAAGAATCACCATGATAAGCCACGTAATGGTAAATATAATAGTGGAAATGCTAAGAAGAGCCAAGGTACTAATCAACGACATAATAACGGTCAAGCACTTGGGACACTTAACGACCGTCGTAAGCCTAATGATTCAAGAGATAATGCTAATCGGAAAGGCCGACACTAA
- the smpB gene encoding SsrA-binding protein SmpB, translating to MAKSKKTTQQYLATNNKARYNYAIGATYDAGMALTGTEIKSVRAGQITIADGFVQIRHGEAWLDNVNIAPYAQGNQFNHEPLRPRRLLLHKREIQQLERSSSEAGVTIVPLKVYINHGFAKVLIGVGTGKRRFDKRETIKRRDQDRDLQRKFKGSVR from the coding sequence ATGGCCAAATCTAAAAAAACAACACAACAGTATTTAGCGACCAATAATAAAGCACGCTATAATTATGCTATCGGTGCTACATATGATGCTGGGATGGCACTCACTGGAACTGAAATTAAATCTGTTCGTGCAGGTCAAATTACCATTGCTGATGGCTTTGTTCAAATTAGACATGGTGAGGCATGGTTGGATAATGTCAATATCGCACCTTATGCGCAAGGAAACCAATTTAATCATGAACCTTTGCGCCCACGGCGTTTATTATTGCACAAGCGTGAAATTCAACAACTAGAACGCTCTTCGTCTGAAGCAGGTGTCACAATTGTGCCACTCAAGGTTTATATTAATCACGGTTTTGCTAAAGTTTTAATTGGGGTTGGAACTGGTAAGCGGCGGTTTGATAAACGAGAAACTATTAAAAGGCGAGATCAAGATCGTGATCTACAACGTAAGTTTAAAGGTAGTGTTCGTTAA
- a CDS encoding septation ring formation regulator EzrA — MTQVGHIVIGLIVVIAAIYLFIFVTQRLTTRQVAKLMIKLQTLKDIPMQDRLVKGRKMSLMGQTLDDFQENEALYNRIVATDFDDVKQQADQVLASAQGFNIWQTNQDLRNLKKRVDQVARDIDTVNQGLTDLEQIDAEHKQAVQDLELKYKNLRKTLLSQNFIFGNTLDKLEDILGELEDEFSEFSNRTENGDHVAASEIYESLAMETNQLEERMDQIPGLVKDLSTTIPEQQEELQATFDQMMEQGFTFKDNFVEQALKQIEEDRKNTLEALKNLTLKKVQEQLTTLHQEINQIYKTFENEYQASQTVQKKLDELREYLGHLQQQNQNLNQLVGQLNQNYIFNHDEENSIRDLSRQLLQVEKDLDSIRLGINKKEVVFSQLTEKLMVDENQLDQVEEQQIGLWDSLKVLPEIVKTAQNKVELFVESMRKIKRRVERQGLPGAPTTYLNFFDQVSEMLNKLQQQVNAPRVNVDDLQRQVSIVGSDLDNLQVATNELLANATLTGILLHKANQYREYPEVVQAVQNAQVEYNQFYNYEKAVEVLGQALDRIEPGTTEILREQNNQNRLI, encoded by the coding sequence ATGACCCAAGTAGGACACATTGTTATTGGTTTAATTGTGGTAATAGCGGCCATATATTTATTTATTTTTGTCACGCAACGTTTGACAACAAGACAAGTCGCTAAATTAATGATTAAGCTACAAACTTTAAAGGATATTCCAATGCAAGATCGACTGGTTAAAGGTCGTAAAATGAGTCTCATGGGACAAACTTTAGATGATTTTCAAGAAAACGAAGCTTTATATAACCGAATTGTGGCTACAGATTTTGATGATGTGAAGCAACAGGCTGATCAAGTGTTAGCATCAGCCCAGGGATTTAATATCTGGCAAACTAATCAAGACTTACGAAATTTGAAAAAGCGTGTTGATCAGGTTGCACGCGATATTGATACTGTTAATCAAGGCTTAACTGATTTGGAACAAATTGATGCAGAACACAAGCAAGCGGTTCAAGATTTAGAACTAAAATATAAAAATTTACGAAAAACTTTGTTGTCACAAAATTTTATTTTTGGGAATACATTAGATAAATTAGAAGATATTTTGGGCGAATTAGAAGATGAGTTTTCTGAATTTTCTAATCGTACGGAGAATGGAGATCATGTAGCCGCCTCAGAAATATATGAATCATTGGCTATGGAGACTAACCAATTAGAAGAACGGATGGATCAAATTCCGGGTTTGGTTAAAGATTTGAGTACCACAATTCCAGAACAACAAGAAGAGCTACAAGCGACTTTTGATCAAATGATGGAACAGGGATTTACATTCAAAGATAATTTCGTAGAGCAGGCACTTAAACAAATTGAAGAAGATCGCAAGAATACCTTAGAAGCATTAAAGAATTTGACACTTAAAAAGGTTCAAGAGCAGTTAACAACTTTACATCAAGAAATTAATCAAATTTATAAAACTTTTGAGAATGAATACCAGGCATCACAAACTGTACAAAAAAAGTTAGACGAATTACGAGAATATTTGGGACATCTGCAACAGCAAAACCAAAATTTGAACCAGTTAGTTGGACAATTAAATCAAAATTACATTTTCAACCATGATGAAGAAAATAGTATTCGTGATTTATCACGTCAGCTGTTACAAGTTGAAAAAGATTTAGATAGCATTCGACTAGGTATTAATAAGAAGGAAGTTGTATTTTCACAATTAACAGAAAAATTAATGGTAGATGAAAATCAATTGGATCAAGTTGAAGAACAACAAATTGGACTTTGGGATAGTTTAAAAGTTTTGCCTGAAATTGTTAAAACTGCTCAAAATAAAGTTGAATTATTTGTTGAATCTATGCGCAAGATTAAGCGACGTGTTGAGCGACAAGGATTACCTGGAGCACCCACGACTTATTTGAATTTCTTTGATCAAGTCTCGGAAATGTTGAATAAGTTACAACAACAAGTCAATGCTCCGCGGGTAAATGTTGATGACTTACAACGCCAAGTTAGTATTGTTGGCTCGGATCTAGATAATCTGCAGGTCGCTACTAATGAGCTACTCGCCAATGCCACATTAACTGGGATATTATTGCATAAGGCTAACCAATATCGGGAATATCCTGAAGTAGTTCAAGCTGTGCAAAATGCTCAGGTGGAATATAATCAGTTTTATAATTATGAAAAAGCCGTTGAGGTTTTGGGACAAGCGTTAGATCGAATTGAACCAGGAACGACCGAAATTTTAAGAGAACAAAACAACCAAAATCGGCTTATCTAA
- the secG gene encoding preprotein translocase subunit SecG translates to MYNALLTAMIVVGILIIIAVLMQPSKQQDALSALSGGGGDLFATQKARGFEAVMQRATTVLGAIWFLLGLALVYLSAH, encoded by the coding sequence ATGTATAACGCATTATTGACGGCAATGATTGTTGTCGGAATTTTGATTATTATTGCTGTATTAATGCAGCCATCAAAGCAACAAGATGCTTTGTCGGCCTTATCAGGTGGTGGCGGAGATTTGTTTGCAACCCAAAAAGCACGAGGTTTTGAAGCTGTGATGCAACGTGCTACAACCGTATTAGGAGCTATTTGGTTCCTCTTGGGATTGGCTTTGGTATATCTTTCAGCACACTAA
- the pstB gene encoding phosphate ABC transporter ATP-binding protein PstB, whose translation MSEKLLITENVRLYYGEKEALHGINLDYDRYGITALIGPSGSGKSTYLRALNRMHDLTDYVTVTGTFLLNGEDIYAPTMDTVDLRKQIGMVFQQPNPFPFSIYDNVAFGMRTAGIKDKAQLDEKVEESLQAAAIWDEVKDDLHKSALSLSGGQQQRVSIARALATSPEILLLDEPTSALDPVSANMVENTLMQLRDQYTMIIVTHSMSQASRISDRTAFFNQGNLIEVNDTKKMFLNPDQEMTQDYISGRFG comes from the coding sequence ATGAGTGAAAAATTATTAATTACAGAAAATGTCCGCCTTTATTATGGGGAAAAAGAAGCGTTACATGGGATTAATTTAGACTATGATCGTTATGGAATAACCGCCTTGATTGGTCCATCTGGGTCAGGAAAGTCAACTTATCTTCGGGCTTTGAATCGAATGCATGACTTAACTGATTACGTTACCGTAACGGGAACCTTTCTGTTAAATGGTGAAGATATCTATGCTCCAACGATGGACACGGTTGATTTACGCAAGCAGATCGGAATGGTCTTTCAACAACCGAATCCGTTTCCTTTTTCAATTTATGATAATGTTGCTTTTGGAATGCGTACTGCAGGAATTAAAGATAAAGCTCAACTTGATGAAAAGGTCGAAGAGTCTTTGCAAGCTGCAGCTATTTGGGATGAAGTTAAAGATGATTTACATAAATCAGCCCTTTCATTGTCTGGAGGACAACAACAACGAGTTTCCATTGCGCGAGCATTAGCCACCTCACCGGAAATTTTGCTATTGGATGAACCAACCTCAGCGCTTGACCCTGTGTCAGCTAACATGGTGGAAAATACTTTGATGCAATTACGAGATCAATATACAATGATTATTGTGACACATTCGATGTCGCAAGCTTCCCGCATTTCAGATCGGACTGCCTTTTTTAATCAAGGTAATTTGATTGAAGTGAATGATACTAAAAAAATGTTTCTTAATCCTGACCAAGAAATGACACAAGATTACATTTCGGGCCGTTTTGGATAA
- the pstB gene encoding phosphate ABC transporter ATP-binding protein PstB, which produces MPEHYVVDINDEKHEVALSAQDLEVFYGEKQALQKTNLKFERYKITSLIGASGSGKSTFLRSLNRMNDTVGTVNGKIMYRGLDVNSSDIDVYEMRKHIGMVFQRPNPFAKSIQENITFALKQHGIKDKEILKERVETSLKQAALWDEVKDNLNKSALSLSGGQQQRLVIARAIALHPDILLLDEPASALDPISSAKIENTLLELKEKYTIIIVTHNMQQAARVSDYTAFFHMGEVLEYDLTRKIFTRPKVQRTIDYVNGNFG; this is translated from the coding sequence ATGCCTGAGCATTATGTCGTTGATATTAATGATGAAAAACATGAAGTAGCCTTATCAGCACAGGATTTAGAAGTTTTTTATGGTGAAAAACAAGCCCTTCAAAAAACCAATCTTAAATTTGAACGTTATAAAATCACTTCATTAATTGGAGCTTCCGGTTCGGGTAAATCGACTTTTTTGAGGTCATTAAACCGAATGAATGATACGGTTGGAACGGTCAATGGTAAGATCATGTACCGTGGTTTGGATGTTAATTCATCTGACATTGATGTTTACGAAATGCGCAAACATATTGGGATGGTCTTCCAACGGCCCAATCCCTTTGCTAAGTCGATTCAAGAAAATATAACCTTTGCATTAAAGCAACATGGAATTAAAGATAAAGAAATTTTAAAAGAACGGGTGGAAACGAGTTTAAAACAAGCCGCTTTATGGGACGAAGTGAAAGATAATTTAAATAAATCAGCTTTGTCTCTATCAGGGGGGCAACAACAACGGTTAGTAATTGCACGAGCAATTGCCTTACATCCTGATATTTTACTTTTAGATGAACCGGCCTCGGCTTTAGATCCAATTTCATCTGCCAAAATTGAAAATACTTTGTTAGAGCTAAAAGAAAAATATACAATTATTATTGTGACACACAATATGCAACAAGCTGCTCGAGTGTCCGACTACACGGCCTTTTTCCATATGGGTGAGGTATTGGAATACGATTTAACGCGAAAAATATTTACGCGACCAAAGGTACAAAGAACGATTGATTATGTCAATGGAAACTTTGGATAA
- a CDS encoding peptide MFS transporter — translation METEQKQEKKFFGQPIGLSTLFMTEMWERFSYYGMRAILLYYMWHLIAVGDLNITKAVAASVMAIYASMVYLTGALGGYLADRVIGSRRAVFIGGVFIMLGHIVLSLPFGSSALFTSIVLIIIGTGLLKPNISSMVGSLYRPEDRRRDAGFSIFVFGINLGSFIAPLLVGWTQQNAGYHPAFGLAAIGMFLGLVQYYFGGKKNLPKDGLKPTDPLEAHEVKPLIIKTVSGIVALVVVVAVMMMMGWNNITDYINLLTIIAVLVPIYYFTQMLSSKKVTRTERSRVLAYIPLFLGAVLFWALEEQGSVVLATFAETRTIHSWFPAAWFQSLNPFFIMLYTPFFATMWTRWRKNAPSSPMKFAVGLIFAGASFLLLAIPGSLWGTATRVSPLWLLGSWALIIFGEMLISPVGLSVTTKLAPRAFNSQMMSLWFLAAAAGSALNAQFVGLYTPKTEVSYFLIFGIVAVVLGIIMLFLVKMVVRLMDGVD, via the coding sequence ATGGAAACTGAACAAAAGCAAGAAAAGAAATTTTTCGGACAACCAATTGGTTTGTCAACTCTGTTTATGACAGAAATGTGGGAACGTTTTTCTTATTATGGAATGCGAGCAATTTTACTTTACTACATGTGGCATTTAATTGCGGTTGGTGATTTAAATATTACTAAGGCCGTGGCTGCATCAGTGATGGCGATCTATGCCTCGATGGTTTACTTGACGGGTGCATTAGGTGGTTACTTAGCTGACCGAGTGATTGGTTCTAGGCGAGCCGTTTTCATTGGTGGAGTCTTTATCATGCTAGGGCACATTGTCTTATCGCTACCATTTGGATCTTCAGCTTTGTTCACTTCCATTGTCTTGATCATTATAGGAACAGGACTTTTGAAACCAAATATTTCGTCGATGGTTGGCTCACTGTATCGGCCAGAAGATCGACGTCGGGATGCCGGATTTTCAATTTTTGTTTTCGGAATTAACTTGGGTTCATTTATTGCACCTTTGTTGGTTGGTTGGACACAACAAAATGCTGGTTACCATCCAGCCTTTGGATTAGCAGCAATTGGGATGTTCCTTGGATTGGTTCAATACTACTTCGGTGGTAAAAAGAACTTACCAAAGGATGGGCTAAAACCTACTGATCCGTTGGAAGCTCATGAAGTTAAACCTTTAATTATTAAAACTGTTTCTGGAATCGTTGCTTTGGTAGTGGTTGTTGCTGTTATGATGATGATGGGTTGGAATAATATTACAGATTATATTAATTTACTAACTATCATTGCAGTTTTAGTTCCGATTTACTACTTTACTCAAATGTTGTCTTCTAAGAAGGTAACCAGAACAGAACGTTCACGAGTATTGGCATATATACCACTTTTCTTAGGAGCTGTATTATTCTGGGCGTTAGAAGAGCAGGGATCAGTCGTATTAGCAACCTTTGCGGAAACACGAACAATCCATTCATGGTTTCCAGCTGCTTGGTTCCAATCGTTGAATCCATTCTTTATTATGTTATATACGCCTTTCTTTGCTACAATGTGGACTCGTTGGCGTAAAAATGCGCCTTCGTCACCAATGAAATTTGCGGTTGGATTGATTTTTGCGGGAGCATCATTCTTACTTCTTGCAATCCCAGGAAGTCTATGGGGAACTGCTACTCGTGTATCACCATTATGGCTTTTGGGATCATGGGCGTTAATTATTTTTGGTGAAATGTTAATCTCACCGGTGGGTCTTTCGGTCACTACTAAATTAGCACCACGGGCCTTTAATTCACAAATGATGTCTCTTTGGTTCTTGGCTGCAGCAGCTGGATCAGCGTTGAACGCACAATTTGTTGGATTGTACACACCAAAGACAGAGGTTTCATACTTCCTTATTTTTGGAATCGTGGCTGTTGTGTTAGGAATTATTATGTTGTTTCTTGTAAAAATGGTTGTACGTTTGATGGATGGAGTAGATTAA